Part of the Xenopus laevis strain J_2021 chromosome 2S, Xenopus_laevis_v10.1, whole genome shotgun sequence genome is shown below.
ATATTGTGCAAAGTCAAACTAAAATCCTTTTCTTTGCAGGAGGCAAGCTGTGAAAATATGGTGGTACCTCCTGGTAGTTATGTAAAAGTTGCTGGTCACCTTCGTTCCTTCCaggtaatttattttttgttaacgGAGGCCTTAATTTTCTACCAAAATATGTTGTTTGAAAAGATCATGTTGCCCAGTAGTAGAGACCAAGAAGACCCTCCCTTGAATAAGCTTAAATATGTAGTTCAGGGACATCCCAATACATTTTATAAGATATGGGGCAACTGGTTGAAGAAATGTTTGCTATTGTTACCCTGATGGTATGTTATGATGTTGTATGGTTAACCTTCTGTAACATTATAATTACAGTAGATTACTGCTGTATCCTCCGTTTCCATAACCCGTTTCCATAACcctgtttatattaaaaaaacaaaaaagatctaGGCTGACTAATCCATATTATGTGCTGTTCTAGTAATGGTGTAGCAAGGCAGAACAgggattacatttttatttagcccaaaaaatGCAAGACTGGAAAATGTGTCactatttaaaggagttgttcccttggaattttagtatgatgtaaaaagtgatattttgagaccatttgcagttttttttattttttgttagtggacagttaactcaaagctgaaccCTCCCTTTAAAACCTATGTATTATTTTTCCAGAACAAGAAAAGTGTTGTAGCATTTAAGATTGCTCCTGTTGATGATATGAACGAGTTTGTTTCTCATATGCTGGAAGTTGTTCACTCTCACATGGTCATGAATTCCCAGGGTGCGGTAAGTTAAAAGTAACTCCTTACCATGTTCtttaaaagctgtttaataaGCTGGTCAGAGGGTTGGACAGGAAAGCATGTCTGTAGATTCtcgtaattttttatttttgtatcagTTTGCTGTTATGTGATACAGTCAGTTAATAATTTTTCTGCTGTATAGATTTATTGTGTTGTAACACCTCAAGGCCATTACTTTTCACAgcaactacattttttaaaaaagaaaaattaagattttattttaattttatttataaacaaacatattcaaaaataaaaagagaagatAGTAGAAAAAGGAGAGGTCTCATAAGGCAGGGGGGTAGGGTCGAGTGACTCATACATtaatgtgtatagatatataagcACCGCATTATCTTTGATGTTGTTTGGGGCATCTGGCTAGATATGTTTCTATTTTGAAAGAGAATCATTAAGGTTAGTGGCACACTACCTGGCCgcctaatcgccttgtctttgcggcgaccaatctccccaaacgccttccctctaTCTTGCGTCAGGTTTTATGAAAAGTCTCCTGCGGCATGGAACACGCGGCGATTCAcattccgaagtttcctcgcgaggcgaCTTCGTAATACGAATCGCCGCGTGtaccatgccgcaggcgacttttcattatagccggcgcaagacagagggaaggcgttgggggagattggtcgccacaaagacgaggcgattagtcgccaggcgactaaatctccccgaatcgcccagtgtgcccctaccctaaagtaTACCtgacacccagacataaaaagttgtataataaaagtccttttcaaattaaacatgaaatccaaattcttttttttttttttttttttgtttaagcattcataactgttgtaaactcgtttaaaaatctcagctgtcaatcaaatattgcctgcccttaCTCTATGCCTTAGGGTGGCAGGTTCCCTTTAATTAACCTTTTCCAAAAGGGGCTGTCATATATTTCCAATGGAGgcgtattgatttttttttgcataatacagtaagtgcaaataacattttctcataTATGAGCCCATAGTACATAGCCCATCTGTCACAATACCAAGAAGGCAGACTAGGAGGGGGGCCTGTCACTGCAACTAATTTACTGCAAGAGCAATACTCAGAAGAAACACCATTGAAGGAAAATTATACCTTCAAAATGGATTCTTAACCAAACGataatttatattgtattaaGTGACTTATTAAAGACTTATTAATTGACAAATATATATCctcaaatatttcccttttatcttgggccaccattttgtgatagttTGCGTGCTCCCTCATCTGACAGGACAtaatgcagctttaactgtaacaggaagactggtgaaagtaaaagaaaaacattggctcatgtaacctagtgtgaatatgtgtgtgtgtgcatgaatTGTATGAACCAGGTTGCTGCCCGGCAGTttgggattatccaatggcacatactactagaagagtatatttttatgaacattttttatttatatgaagctgTATTATGTGATGTGTTTTACCGAGACCTGTAATGTTCatggtatagtttccctttagtcattttaattgtattttaaatgtcAAGGATGCTGGTCTGACAAATCTTTAATTTCACTGAGAAACGctttaaattcatattaaaacaCTCCTTTTTACAGCCTTCAGGGGGTGGTTCCACAATGGCCCTTAACACACCTGGACGCATGGGTATTGGTGACAGTGGCGGAGCATTCTCAGGAGGAAATGACAATCCTACAAATGGACTGACACCACATCAGAACCAGGTAACTGAAAAGAAGTTTGTGTTCAAAAAGAAGGGCGAGTTGCTGTTGCTTCACAGCCCTATAGGAGCTGTAAATACCAATGCAATCcaaaatatatacatgttcaCCGTATACtagaaagagatttttttaaaaaagctgttgCTCCAACAAGTTGCACTGCAAAAAAATAACacctaaactgtgttttttttctctctttattatTGCAGATTCTTAATTTGATCAAAAGCTGCAAAGGAAATGAAGGCATGGCATTTGAAGAACTGAAAAACCGACTTCATGGAATGAATGTTAACTCAATTAGGTATGCAATCCTTACAGAATGAGTAGTGTCAAATTAATCTATTGTTTTGAATTTGCTTCATTTTTATAATCCAATTTGGATGTTTTTAAGTATACATTTAAATAGGGATAcatttaacattcatttttttcttaaaaatcctGGAAAGTCAGTccagacgagcagattcggggagattagtttccccaacgacaaatcgcctctttgtCTAAAAATCGCTTGCAACAATACACgcacggcacttcgttttccgaagtttcctcgtgaggcgacttccgaaaacgatgcgccgtgtgtgcattgccgcagtcgattttcattatagccggcgcaggggaaggcagttcggggagatcgctggggcaactaatctccccgaatctgctcatgtggactgaccttaaaggacaagcaaaagcTAATTAAGATATGaggatccaaatcatggaaagattagttatctggaaaaccccaggtcccaaactatctggataacaggtcctgtacctgtatataatgttatttatatttttgtttaatttttaggaAAACTGTGGACTTTCTCAGCAATGAGGGACACATTTATTCCACTATTGATGATGAACATTACAAATCAACGGATGGAGATTAAcaagttttgttttcatttcttgtGCTTTAGAACATCTGATTTAATTGTAGAAGTTATTGAAATTCTATGGTAATTGTGTATATATGCTGAAGCAAGCCCTTCATTTTACTGACCTGTAGATTGTTAGAAAACAATGCACTTCAGAGAAGCCTAATGTAAATATAAGTATCTGGAAAGATTAAGATTAATCTGGTTATACGTTGACTGTCTCCAGGAAAGTTTGAAACGATATTCTTTACTTTTGACAAGTGacatttgaaaatattatttattggcACTTTCCAGAAATTACATGTCTGGGGAAAAAAGACACAACTAAGTTTAAAACATTTGGTGTTTATTGTAATTAAAGACTTCCACTCCCCCTCTCAAATGGCTGTTTTTGGGATTGTACACTGTAAATATCTTTATTTCTCTTAGgtcattgggggacacaggaaccactggGTTAAGCTTCTCcaaccaggaggcaggacactgacaaataaaaatgttgctcctCCCCTTCTACATATCCCCTGTGCTTATTCCTCCTACACTACCTCAGTTTTTTCAGTGTCCTATTATATGGAAAGGTTTGGCATCATACTATAGTACAAAGGATGCTGTACTTGCATTTAAATTATACGTGATAAAGGCAGCCCTTTggccttgggtttttttttatttttttttaaagatgttccAGACAATTTACATGATCAGGTATCCTTATCATGGGTGCCTGTCTTGCCTGTTTATCcctaatcttttattatttgttttgttcaggtaagtttattgataaacagtgcaaagaaaaattACACAGTTTGCACAGATTACATGTATACTTTGGCATTCCATTACCACTTTACCTATGTCGGGTATTGTTAAGATATACTTTGGCATTACCAAACAGAGTTATACCGGACAATACACTGCCCATGTGAAgcataggttttttttattacatcacttataGTGCCGGATTTTTATTGAGTCATACATATAATTACAAGAAGCACTGGAAATACCACACTGCAAGGTTCTAAGAGGGGTTTTCAGGTGACTGTATATTGGGAATAGGAAACTTCATCAGCCAAGGGGTCCAGATGGAGTAGAGATTGAAAGACAATTGGGGGAGAGATTAGGGTTTGTTTTATGCAGGCAGGCAGGGGTGTAGTATGCCCTCTGTATCAAGtataattgtaacattttatgcCTGGGATTTACAGATttttaaatttggtgatttaAGGAAGTATTCCCACTGTTCGTCAGTGGAACCTAAGGAACCCTAAGTCTTCTTCCCATGCCATCCTGGACTTAATTGGAGTTAGTTTCGTGGAGGtagctttgatttttttatagagGGTCGATATTATTCCCTTGGGCGACTTGGGGTTGAGTAGAGATACTATAGGATGCTCACCTAGTATCACTGGAGTGGCTCTGTGCCTTTGCATCAGTGAGTGCCTCAACCTCATGTAGTTTAACCATTGGGAAGCTGGGAGTccaaacttaggggcaaattcatcaagggtcgaatttcgaggggttaaatacctcgaaattcgactggggaatagaatcgaataggcaattcaggcgaatttacgcgttggcgaatagtcgaattggcgaatattcaccaggcgaataggcgctcaaggattttcattcaattgaatgccttttttatttgataaaaaacttggaaaacaagcctatgggactttcccataggcttttaaagcaattcggtaggttttaggtggcgaagtaggcagtctaagtatttttaaaagagacagtacttcgactatcgaatgggcgaatagtcgcagcgtttttgcgctcgatccagtacttcaactatcgaatgggcgaatagtcgcagcgtttttgcgctcgatccagtacttcaactatcaaatggcgaatagtcgcagcgtttttgcgctcgatctattcgaatcattctactcgatagtcgaggagcacaaaaaactactcgaaattcgaagtttttttacttcgaattcttcactcgaagttagtgaatcggccccttaaggcaGTGTTTTTCAACCTGTGTGCCGCTATCAATTTGAAGGCCGAAGTGCGCGGACCTTTCACGTGACGTCACGTGACCTGAGCGGGCAGAAGAGCCGTGCCTGGGTTGGCTGATCAGGGAGGTCGCTGGCTGCACTGCGCGCAGCTTTGATGTGAAGGCAGAAGTGCACGGACTGACAGGTGAACGGCTAGTGCTGTTATCAAAATattaaggaagcagaccctgcggcttagCCATGCTGTAATAAGGAGAACCATATTTCTAGCTGTCTGGCTGCAATGCATGAGGCAGAAGGTTGTCAGtaagaaagtagaaggaaacatatatgaaaaggccaattgaactTTTACCTGATAAGATTTTCCAAAGCAGGGTAGCGCTGCCCTCTATTTAAGCTGGTAGGGGCAATAGCGTGGGTACCCGGCATAGCAAGTTTACCCTGGCCTTGAATGATGAATGTGAGAATTCTCTCACGAACAcagagattaaattattttgttattgtgtttttttgtaataacaaaataataataagtgacctgCTTCTCCCTTTGCACAGTTGCTAGCTGAAGCACCAGATCTAGTTAGTTAGATTTGAGATTTGATTAtcagtattgtttatttataaaaccccAACGGTCTTGGcagcaattataaaatatttgggggagtgttattacaaaaaaacacaataacaaaataatttaatctctgTGTTCGTGAGAGAACTATTGCCCCAACCATCTTAAATAGAGGGCAGCGCTACCCTGCTTTGGAAAATCTTATCAGGTAAAAAGACTGCAGatgatataataaagttcaattggccttttcatatatgtttccttctactttcttaCTGACAACTTTCTGCCTCATgcatcaatgtttaaaaaaaagcttacattaacAATAGCACTTATATtgttaatataagctttttttcacattttcagctgGTGGTGTGCCGCGGGATTTtttcaatgaaagaaatgtgccttggctcaaaaaaggttgaaaaacacTGCCTTAAGGTGTAGTGACTTAAATGAGCTGAGCTGGTTCATTTCCCACACAACTCCTAGTgatcatataccgtatatactcgagtataagccgacccgagtataagccaaggtacctaattttacctaggaaaactgggaaactgtattgactcgagtataagcctatactatatacttgctatataagTGAAACAGAAAGTTATCAAAGATCGGGGCGCTCACGATTGAAAAAGCAAATTGCCAGTACCTAAAACGAAATATAGTGTAGCGTGCTTCTTTCCAGGGGTTGAAAAATCGGAAATGTAttaaacacaaacatatatattcaGAAATAAGTATAGGAGTCATTCTTTTAAAAGCTCACATATACTTCCCCCTTCAACACAGCTCACCATTTCTGACTGCTTTATAGTCTTCTGTGTTGTGTCCCAGCATAGCTCTCTACTTTGTCTCGTTTCCAGCCCTCTCCTTCTGCAGCAT
Proteins encoded:
- the rpa2.S gene encoding replication protein A 32 kDa subunit-B, with translation MWNNQGGFDGGSGMGGGGYMQSPGGFGSPAPTQGEKKSRSRSQQIVPCTVSQLLSATQNDEVFRIGETELSQVIIVGIVRHAEKAPTNILYKVDDMTAAPMDVRQWVDTDEASCENMVVPPGSYVKVAGHLRSFQNKKSVVAFKIAPVDDMNEFVSHMLEVVHSHMVMNSQGAPSGGGSTMALNTPGRMGIGDSGGAFSGGNDNPTNGLTPHQNQILNLIKSCKGNEGMAFEELKNRLHGMNVNSIRKTVDFLSNEGHIYSTIDDEHYKSTDGD
- the rpa2.S gene encoding replication protein A 32 kDa subunit-B isoform X2; this translates as MGGGGYMQSPGGFGSPAPTQGEKKSRSRSQQIVPCTVSQLLSATQNDEVFRIGETELSQVIIVGIVRHAEKAPTNILYKVDDMTAAPMDVRQWVDTDEASCENMVVPPGSYVKVAGHLRSFQNKKSVVAFKIAPVDDMNEFVSHMLEVVHSHMVMNSQGAPSGGGSTMALNTPGRMGIGDSGGAFSGGNDNPTNGLTPHQNQILNLIKSCKGNEGMAFEELKNRLHGMNVNSIRKTVDFLSNEGHIYSTIDDEHYKSTDGD
- the rpa2.S gene encoding replication protein A 32 kDa subunit-B isoform X1, encoding MFHSFIAGGFDGGSGMGGGGYMQSPGGFGSPAPTQGEKKSRSRSQQIVPCTVSQLLSATQNDEVFRIGETELSQVIIVGIVRHAEKAPTNILYKVDDMTAAPMDVRQWVDTDEASCENMVVPPGSYVKVAGHLRSFQNKKSVVAFKIAPVDDMNEFVSHMLEVVHSHMVMNSQGAPSGGGSTMALNTPGRMGIGDSGGAFSGGNDNPTNGLTPHQNQILNLIKSCKGNEGMAFEELKNRLHGMNVNSIRKTVDFLSNEGHIYSTIDDEHYKSTDGD